The Toxoplasma gondii ME49 chromosome XI, whole genome shotgun sequence region TGTTGGAGCCAGAGAAAGATGTCTTTGAACGCGATAAAGGACAGCTCTACAGTTAAAAGACCTTCACCCTTCGTCACCTCCTGCATGTCATATAATCTAGCTACGCCGAAAGATCTCCTTCCGTGTCTGAGACCTGATCGCAAAACGTCGTCGGGACATACCTTCTAGAGTCTTTCCCGCGAAAGCGGTTCCTTCAATGAAGCCTGCACGCAGACGATCCCACAGCGTCACCACCACAGTTTGCACAGTTTCCCAAGATGTAAGCTGGTTCTGGGTTCCGTATCTCCAACGCGTGAGTGAGATGGGGTTTAAGGGCGCATCGTATCATTTCGAACCTCTCCTGCGGCAGTAATAGTTTCGAGCGCGTGCATTTCATTCAGtggcagaaaaaagcgacgTTCGCCTCTCGGGAGGAAGGCAACCATCTATTTTGATACTAACAAAAAACAGTACACACGTGAGAGATCCTGCAAGTCTACAGACGACGAAACATTTTGTCTAGATTACTTTCGATGTGCCCTCACCATTCAGCTTAGCCACGTAGCCTGCATGGTGTTTGCCATGATGGAACTGAAGTGTCTCCGAGCTGATATGGGGAGCAAGCGCGTCATGCGCGTAGGGGAGCGGGGGCAAAGTGAATACCATGGCGATtaacaaaaagaaaacgagagccGAATAAAGAAACACAATCGGAAATTTGGCAGCTCACACTTGTGCGTGCCCACGTGACAGCGACGCCTGTTGGAGGGTTCGTGACTACAGGCGAAAACTTTGCGCCACTCAATGGAAGGTTCGCTATAATGTGCAAGCAACCACACACCAAGTTCTTAATATCGCCTTCTCTGTATATCCCAACCATAAATGAACTGCAGCGCGGTATGCCGCTGAAAAGCCAAGTGTACCGGGCGAAGACAGTGTTGTTAAGGAACCCGCTGTCCATGACGCTGTAACGCGGAACACTGCGACGCGAAACACCGTTGGGCGGCGGTTGTGGGAGCAGACACGCGCCGTCGTCGGAGGAGCGCACACCGTGCACCATTCAAGGGAGGTAGCTTTCGACAAAGTGAATCTGGACAACTCAGCTCCTTTATTTGACGCAAGAAGGATGTACTTTTGAGACACAGTAGAACATAACACCCCGGCATCGACTGTCCAGTTGCTCCTGCGCTTCATGGCCTGACCTGCACACGGTGCGCAGCACTTCCCTTTCAGTCAAACGGTGTCTCTCCCGAATCGATGAAATGAGCGGCTGTATAGTAAAGTTCTAGCGGTCTCAGTAGGTTAAATCTCTAGTATTGGTAGGCGTTGACGGTTTACAAGCAGGGTGTTCTGACTCTGCACACGTGAGTCCGCTTGCCGAGTCATTTTTACTCTTACTGCCGCCTTCGTATGAGCCGCGAAGACGACTGGGCGTGTCCGTTGGTTCAGATTAGGATGTTGTTTTAGTACAGAAGTATCCGCGCGCTGCCGCGGTCAGTCCCCTCTTAAGCGCGCACTGTCTGAAACTTCTATCTGGAGCAGCGCAGTCATGTTGAGACTGGCGCAGACAAAAAGCATGTTCGGTGTAGGAGGAGAGTCGGACGAGTTTGTCAAGCGTATTGCGAGACTTTTTGCAATCGAGAGGCTAACGTGTCGAAGTTGCGCTGTCTTCATCTGCAACTTGCACGACCTGCAGTATGAGAGTTCCCAGAACGCTAATGGCGTTCGCCATGAAGCATACGGTGTGTGGCACTGAAAACACGGCAAACGGCAAGAAATGACGTGCCCAACGAGTGGAAGTTCATTACGAACATTGCCGGCACGCACTATTATCACACCGAATACGTCGTTACAGAGCTAGTGGTGGTTGGCTCAAAACGCAAAACGAggcgctgaagagaaaacaaagaagcaaGAAACTGGAGCCATGCACGTCTCGAAGGGCGGCAGAGGTCGACATGCGGGTGCTGACCAACCGCTTTATTTTCACCTGGTCACTATCCATCGGGAACAACTTTACGGGGGAACTTAGCTGCTAAAGTGTACAGGTGTCATGCTGTCCAGAATCATGAACTTCCGTCAGCGAGTTTTACTCTGCACTGGGGGGCGCGGTGCAACGATCCAAAATTCCCCCCACCCTGTGGTGCTGTCTCGTGCCCGGGCTCCCCGAGCCCCAGTTGCGCACAATCAGTACATACAAAGCACACGACAGCGAACCCACGCACACAAGTGGAAATCCTGCAGTTGGAACAAGTGGTTTGACGAGGTCTCTGATTCTACGTTTGTCGGCATCGCCTAAAGCTTTCCTGTTCTTTTACTCTAGGGGGTTAGCACAGGGTCATGATCTTAGCCACGATTGCTGCGTATCTTGACAGCACTTTGCACGGTTTACTTTTGTGTCTGCGGTTGGTCACGTCCAACAGAACACTGTCTCCTATCTTTCTGGAAGGAGGAGCTCCCACAGAAATGCCTTCGCTTTCCACTACGCAGGTGCAAGCGACAGTCCACTTCGCCAACCCTCCCTGCACGCTAGTGTGTGATCCGCGTGTTTGCGTGGCTTGATAAAAACCTGTGCTGAGAATTGGGTGTAGGGTTTGTTGAACGGCCTATTCGGTTATAATTCATGTGTAGCCGTGTACAGTGCAGCTACGCCAGAGACTGTGTTTAGCCTTTGTCTCCAGGACAGCACTCGCGCAGCGCGGTTGGCGCCACCGGCGAGTTTTGTCTCAATCGAAAATTCGCAATCCTTTTGATCTGCGACGCAGAAAACCCCTGAGGCTGAAGGGTTATGTAGCATGAACTCCGCTCGATTGCCGCTCTCTGCTGTGCTTCAATGGAATCGAGGTCACCAGGCACACTGCTCTGTCGTCCCCCGAGCAGTTCCTTCTGTCGACGTGTGCCTCTGAACAGCCGAGAAAATGAAGGTACAGGGTCCATCAACGAAGCTTTTCTTTCAGGCGATTCACTTGATACCAGTGTTTCCTCTGAAGATCCGAGCTGTCTCGAGCCGTTGCAACACGGCCATCCAGAACCATTTGCACGGCCTAACGTACCAGGCGGCAAATCGTTGTCAACTGTTTCCGCCTCAGAATCCGAACACGGCACGGGCTGCTACCGTGAAGTCCCGACTACAGCCAATGTGACACTCTTCGCAGAACTGCAAGAGTCAGATGGGTCCTGTTCCAGGGTTAGCTCTCTCAGGTCTGAATGCGGTTCACCTCATGCATTAGTTCTACGAGATGGCATTAGCACTAAATGGAATAAGAGCACAGAACGACGTAGAGGTTGTCccgcctcgtcttccgcctctcaGCCCCATGTTTTACTTGAATCTCAAGCGAGCCCCGTTGATGGGGTTCCCGGTTCGACTGTCGGTAAGAAAGCTGAGGCTGCAGATGCGACCCGTGGGAATGTGCCGCCAAACGCGGACGTCGATCGTGGTTTCGAAAGCCGTAGTATCCGACGCACGTCGTGGAAATGCAGTGCCAATGAGTTTCTATACAAAACGATCTCACTAGAAAAAACATTTTTTGCCACGACGACGCGAGCTACGAGCCTTACTTAGTGGACTAGGGATTACCCAGCGTCTGTCAGTACGGGACCCCCGGCTACGCTTCATCTCCTCCAGGAGGAAGTAGTACATGCTAAATTCCGCTCTAGCTGACACTTTGTTCCTCCCAAAGCTGCCTGTTTCCGTCACACATGTCTTGGGGAGTCTAGTGTTCACGAAATCGGTCACCGGCTACTTGCTCTCGATTGCTGCTCTTTTGGGCTTCCAAACTCCTTCGTTGAGGCTGCGtagagacgagagacgcgacaaaATGCCATGAGATGATAACGAATGATAGATAACAGCACACACGCGTCGCGTCTGGGGCAACCGCGTCAGCAACACTGACCATATGTCACCAAAATGACAAGGGATGATAATACTTGTTTCTTGTTCGTTGCCTTTAGGTTCGAAAGGTGCCGGTGACAGCCCAAGATATGAAGGTAATGCCGTTTCTCATGAGGATGGAACCTGCGAGGACGGTGTCTGTATTCGAGACAGCCTCAGTAGTACTCACGGACAGTCTTCGTGTTTTCGCCTGACAGAAATACGCGTAAGAGGATACCAACAACAACACCTACCTGCCCTTTGCCTGCCACACTCTCCCAGCCGCTGTAGTATAAGCTGGACCAGTTGGCCACCAAGTTCTGAAGACTCGGTCGACTCTGGAGGCGACTGCGGCACAGGGGTGGGGTGGTTTTGTGAATGGGAAGACGACACATGGGAATCACACACAACCGCACAAAGAGCAATGCTCTTCCCAGGAGATCCGTCATTTCAGACACCTGCCGGATATACGTATCCACAACTACCAGACCCTGATACTTTACCTACGCCGACGCTATGGCATCAGATCAGATTGGCGAAAAAATTGTGGTACTTTACGGGACCTGATCGGCATTTAATGGCGACGGCAGCACTGTGTATGGTGCTTGCCGCTGCGGCGCACGTAAGTAGAGTGGTATGCAAAAAAACGCTCGTTCTCTGGAACACTGTGACCGAGCCACTGAGATGAGCTGGTGCAGCTGGGAAAAACGTGTGAATCCAGCCGATTTCCTCGTGCAGGCTAAGTATACAATGATGCAGTCTTTGAGGCCGCGACCGTGTGGTTGTTTTTTAAGCATCAGGGCCCATCCCGCCGCTTGTGAGGCAGCCACGCCTGTTTTATCTAATGGAACTGCAAGAAATCGTGTTGCTTTGTTTGTCTGACAACTTCAAGGCAGTTGAGCATCTTTCATTTATTTGCAGATGGGATATGTTTGATAGCAGTCACCATATCAGGGGAGAAGGTCATCGTAAACACTGTCGACCAAGGTGCActgtttctgctctccttttctAGTGATCAGTGTCGGAATCAAAAACCCTTACCAACAAATTCATGAACTGTTCTTAATCCGCTATAATATGTGCACCAGAGCGAAAGCAACGCGCGGCTCTGTCATGATCAGAGGAGATTTGCATGTTTGTGTTTCCCTACCTCGCAGGTTTGCATTCCCCATTTTGTGGGTACTGTGGTGGATACGGAAAGTCAAATGGAAGTCAAGCACGCCATCATTTGTCTTGTACTGGCAGCAGCGATTCACGTGTTGCTAAATGGACTGAGAGCGGGCTTGCTACATCTGGCTCTGGTTAAATCCAAGCTGCGCTTGCAACaacgtcttttctctcgtcttctcatGGCAGACATGAATTTTTTTCAGCAGCATGCTCCCGGCGGGTTGTCAGCGAGGCTCTGTGTCGACTGCTCGAAAGTCTGCGACATTTTCTTGATGAACCTGAACGTATTCCTCAGGTCACTCATGCAGATTGCTGGTAACTAGTGCTTTCAGGCTCGCTCTTACaccaacagagaaaaactgcCCTATCTGGCGGATCGTCCTGTTATAACTGCATAAGTGGTATTGGAACTGATTTGGTTTGGATGAACTAGAAGGAGAATGCCAATAACAAGAGAGCTCACTTCTACGGCCCCATTCAATCTTTTCAAGGTGTGATTGTGGATCATATGAAACCCAGAGGGAGCTTATTCATTGTCCGTGTCTTTGTCTCGACTCAGTGGAGTCGCCCTCCTAAAGTGGATTCGACTGCAGTTGTAAATACCTTCAATATCTTCTTGCATAGGCCGCAAATTATCAACATCGTTGACACCGGGGCATGTGTGTGCAATCAGGGTACCTCCAGCGTTCAAGGTGACCCCTACGGGTAGACCCAGGAAATGGCGGTCGATAACGAGAATATGTGGCTTCAGTTGTTGTTTGTGTCTGCTACTGACAGGCATTTTGGTGTTCATGGCCGGAATGAGCAAGGAGCTAGTGCTTGTCGTCTGCTTTAgtcttcctgttttcttctggggAGTCCACCAGGTTGGCATGCGTACTCAGCGGCTCTCGACGTTGGCGCAGACATGCCTCGCTGACTCCAACAAGGTGGTACATGACGTTCTGTCGAAGTAAGCAACGCATGTTTAACCCAAGACTACTATCGGCAAGTGTTTTTTGTTTACCATACTTGCCTTCAAAATGCAGATTTGCGATATTAGTTGTTCCTGTGAATCATTCTTCCCCTCACTGGCAAATCTTCCAAAAACAGATCCCTCCCCATCTTTTCCTATTTCGCCCTATTGTCCTCTGTTGTCGACGAAGCAGCTATATAGTATACATTATCATCATCACttcgagaggaaggaacttCCGGCAAAGTCACTTTTCGTCGGTGCCAACATATTGTGGTGTAGTTGCATCAACAGCATGTTTCATCAACATGCGGCAATTTGATGGGAAGGTCGCACACATGTGATATTGGATGCGCAGCATACTTTCAACAAAGGTCCACACAGGCGAGCTCCGAGAGCTGCAGCGTTTTGGTGAACGATCAAAACGCTATTTCTGTatagagaaacagaaagcgcTGCTCAACAGCTGCAACCAGTTATTGATAACGGCGGTGCCACAATTCTGCACAGTTGTGCTCCTAATTGTGGGAGAACGGTTGGTGAAGCAGAACAGGGTGCCGGTGGGCACATTGGTTACCTGTATGCTGTATCAACAGCAGCTTGCATCCGCGTTCAGTAGCGTAGGAAACGTGTATTCTACTTTCATGGAAGCCTTCGGAGCAGCTCAATATGTTATCTCCCTGATCGGTATTAAACCTGAAAGCGGGTACTACCTTCCTCGTTTGATGCCATACTCACGGGCCTTGAAGGAACAAATGGAGCCGATGCTAGCAGCTACACAACCAGACACGGAGGTCAGCCCTATGGAGACCAAAGTCAATGACCAGAAACCCATGGGAGAGTGGCGAGCTTGTTATGTTCATACCGACGTGGACTACTTTGAAGTTCAAGGGGAGATACTCTTCTGCAACGTGGTATTCCGTTATCCTGGGAGACCTGCAATTCCTGTCCTCAATGGTGTTAACATTCACGTCTTACCAAAGGAGGTACGTCTGcacgagagacgaaaactgTTGCGGGAGTGCAAAGTAAATCGTGATATTTCTTGCGGGCATTTACATTCCCTAAAGCCTCAACCACGCTCACAGACTAGCTGTAGATCCCTATAAGGGGCTGTACCGGTGATGGGCCTCCCGGACAGAAATAACAGCTTCAAACAAAAGTTTAAGTTACGGACATCTCGACTTTTACTTTCATCAACAGGGAGCGCCAAGTGATCTTGAAGGTCAACACGAGCGTAGTTCAGGGGCGTTGGCTTTCCTCGTAACGGATAGACCAGAAGCTGGATTATTAACATGTGGTGTCTGACTTCTTTACAGTTCGTTGGAGTGGCAGGTGCCAGTGGAAGCGGCAAGACGACACTGCTGCGATTAATCGACGGCCTCGTTCATGCTGATCAAGGCGCGGTTTTTTTAGATGGTCGAGATGTTCGGTATCTGGATCCCATGTGGTTGAGAAGGTATTGTCACTGCAACCTCAATAAACTACTGTTTACACAGCCGCTGTCCCCCCAATATCATATCTTAACTACTCCAGACCGTTCCATAATCACACTGCTGTTGCAGTCGGTAGCACCAACCCACGGTGGCATTCACTGCCTATTAACGGTTGTTGCGTCTTAGCCCTTGAAGCAGTTCATGCCTTCAGTGTAGTTGACACAGCATCGTGGCATGGACTGTCGGGAGCGCCAATTAATCAAATAATCGTCCTCGAATGTCTGGCGCACCAGATTAAAACTGCTGGCATCGTAATGCCTTGAGGGCCCAGACCGGGACCGTAACCGAGGAGCCTCTGAAGCCAGCCTTCTTGAGTTGCTCCGAAGTTACGTGCTAGAGGCTACATCGGGGTCTGTAGAGTAGAGCCTCGTAGGCCTATATGTTCTGTGGTCTATGATCATTAAGCGTGTCAATTCGCTTGCGATTCAACTACGTTCTTTGATGGCTACCACCACTTGGGGGGGCGCTCATAACACGCACGGGCGTGGCAATGTCAGCAGCCGACGCTTGCCAAAATGGATTGGTGTCCGACTTTGTCTTGAGGCTGTGTATATGCGCAGACAAGTTGGGGTTCTTTGGCAGGACCCAGATATCATGTCAGGCACAGTGCAGGACAACTTGTACTATGGAGTGGGAAACCCGGCTCCTCTGCCCTGCTACAGCAACGAAGTCTGTATGCGAGCGAAAAAACTCAGATTCACTGAAACTGTAAGCAGTGGTTGCATGGGAGCGTAGAATAGTTATGTGGAAGATTACGCCGCCGTGGGCAACTGTAGCAATTTAAATGGCACCTCAAGATGTGTCGAGCGCTGCACTAGATAATAGCAGGCGTACTTCTTCACTGATCATGGGCGGAACCTTGTTGGACCACAAGTATGTAATGTAGTAGAGCAGGATTACATAGTAGGAGGCAagctcttctccagctgttTTTACAGTTCCCTGCAGGTTACGATACCGAAGTGGGCGAAAAAGGCAATAAACTGAGCTGCGGCCAGCGAGTGAGGTACGGCTGTGGCAGCAtgctcctttcctcttgccAGCCGCAAGCCTACATCAGAATCCTTGACACTGTTCTTGGCACAGTTTCCTGTGGCAAGTCTCTATTCTcttgcgtctctgctgccctCTGTACCAGGTTCAGTTGGGCGTTTTGTTCAGCGTGGTTCATTGCTTGCAACAAGGCGCCCGCATCTGTCGTCTTAGCGCAGTGACAGTTGCAATGCTTCAGCAAGTCGAGCCTGACAACAGTTGATCGTCGTTACTGTGATTCGACCACCAACAGTACTTTGTCCATGTAAAGCTATCGTTCGTTCTATCAAATACGGACTAGCAGTTTTGTGACATATGCAAGTGCAATCAAAAACGGCCAGGGAAAAGTGTGCTACTTGTCGATCGGCGGATTAGACTTTCTCGAGAACAGAGCCATTGCGGCCATCAAATGCTTTCTTGTGTGCCTTTAACGTCTATCAGGGCCATGGCTTCTGTGTACCCCCGGGTAATTTCCTTCGCGAAGCAACCTGTGGAAGGCGGTTCTGTGGCTGCTGCACCTGCACTGAGTGTACCGTTCGGTATTTTTCCTTGTCAGACTGGCGCTTGCCCGCATTCTTAACCGACAACCGCGTATCCTACTCGTTGATGATCCACTAAAACAGATGGGAGCTGCAGGAGGAGATACTACGTTACAGGATGTGCTGCAGGCCCTCAGGGGACAAGTTACGATTTTGGTCACAGTCCGGAGGTATGTTCAAGCGCTCATGTCACAGTTATTAGTTCAGGATTTGGCCAACGCATTTTGTGAGGCCACCGAAAACGTAAGCGTAAGGGTGACAAAATGACACCCCTGTAGACGTGGCTTGGCAGAGATATTTTGTGGACGTAACTTGAATTCGTATTCTAAAATAATCTCGAATTTTCTTAACAGTCACTGGTCAAGTGAAGTCGTATGCATATTAATGCCCTAAGCTGCGGTGATTTCCACTGCGAAGCTGGTGAAACGGAAACCGTTTTTTCGAGGTGGATGTTTTGAGCACATGAACGTGTCTGAAATGCCTCAGCCATTGTGGTGTCTTACAGGTGTGTCCTGAAGCGAAGGAGTATCCACAACCTATTCTCTGTAGCATGGCTCAGTCTGCCTATCGGTGAACTGTAATAATCGTCCATCAGAGGGGTGCCTATGTTGTGTATGCTCGCACTGCAGTCTGGAAACAGCCAAGGCCTGCGACAGAATATACGTTCTGGAAAGAGGTGTCGTCGTGCAGGAAGGCCACCATGAATCTCTCatgcaagaagaaagcggagcCTACCGTTCCCTAATCTTAACGGAAAAAATGCTCCACATGTAACCTCCGGTCAAAAAGCTTGAACACAACCTTCCCTCGCTCACTGTTGTCCTTGACTGTCCAACTGAGTAATTCATCTCAAATGTGTCTGCCCAGATGTGGATGAAAACTACTGTCGCAGCAACAGGCCCTCCAGAAACGGCTTAAGGCACAGCAGCACTTTGTCCAGATACATTTAATGAGGAGGATAacgggagaggcagaaagctTGACTGCCTCTGCGGTGCCGACACCCCATCTCCGGAGCAGGGGTCTTATCTGCATTGCCTCCAATATTTGCTTGGTTAGTGTTCCTAGGCTACTGATCCTTGGTGGGGCAGTTTCGGTTTCAGTGTGCCTTTGCTAGTACGTAGTGTCGAGATACCAAGAGACAGTGGTGCGCCCAGATGCACTGGTTCTCCTTCCTTAAAAATAAGACATCATTATTGTCTTGTACAGCACATTCTCTGGCGCAAGACTGCCTCTTTGGCATCAAGAAAAGGATGACGCCTACAGCTAAGAGCCATTCGCTACCCTCCACACGCCAGTCACCAACATCCTTACCGTCAAATGGATTTGGAACTTCAGTCTACGTTAATCCGCGATGAGTAGTAGTATGGATTATCAGCTGTCACGGTTATCGGTCTCCGTTTACAAATGAGTCGCTGTCAACAAACgcgactgtctccttcagtgTGGTCTCACGCCGCTCATCCCGAGAGAAGATATAATCACATGGAAAGGTTGTAGTAGCAAGAATATATACTCACGCCTCGGAGCATGCAAAGCACGACCACATGCACGTGAGTCATCTCGAAATAAGAGGAGCGAAGTCTAAGTTGGAACACCGACTTGCATCATCATCTGAAGGTCTGGCATTGAAACAGGAAAACCGCCAAAAGTGCATCACTTGCCGAAGCCGTCACCGCCGTCGTTGTGCGCGATCAACGTTGTCACCAGAAAACAGACTTGGTGACTAAAGCTATCCAGGGTTCACGACGAGGCACAAAACCGGAGGCTCCAACAAATTTCCCTAACTTGAACCTCTCTTCATTCGGATGACGCACAAATGACCATCGGCACTGATATAATTATGTTCCTCACCAAGACGATTGTTTCGCTAGTTGCTTTCAAGTGCTTTCACCAAGTTCTCAGCTGCGAAACCCCAGTTGACAACGCTCCACCATcctgaaaaaacaacaaCCGCGCACGTGTATATCGCCGATAACATGCTCGTTTCTCTAT contains the following coding sequences:
- a CDS encoding ABC transporter transmembrane region domain-containing protein (encoded by transcript TGME49_316320~Predicted trans-membrane domain (TMHMM2.0):189-212:224-247:295-318:324-344); the encoded protein is MGPVPGLALSASPVDGVPGSTVGSKGAGDSPRYEGNAVSHEDGTCEDGVCIRDSLSSTHGQSSCFRLTEIRVRGYQQQHLPALCLPHSPSRCSISWTSWPPSSEDSVDSGGDCGTGVGWFCEWEDDTWESHTTAQRAMLFPGDPSFQTPAGYTYPQLPDPDTLPTPTLWHQIRLAKKLWYFTGPDRHLMATAALCMVLAAAAHVCIPHFVGTVVDTESQMEVKHAIICLVLAAAIHVLLNGLRAGLLHLALVKSKLRLQQRLFSRLLMADMNFFQQHAPGGLSARLCVDCSKVCDIFLMNLNVFLRSLMQIAGILVFMAGMSKELVLVVCFSLPVFFWGVHQVGMRTQRLSTLAQTCLADSNKVVHDVLSNILSTKVHTGELRELQRFGERSKRYFCIEKQKALLNSCNQLLITAVPQFCTVVLLIVGERLVKQNRVPVGTLVTCMLYQQQLASAFSSVGNVYSTFMEAFGAAQYVISLIGIKPESGYYLPRLMPYSRALKEQMEPMLAATQPDTEVSPMETKVNDQKPMGEWRACYVHTDVDYFEVQGEILFCNVVFRYPGRPAIPVLNGVNIHVLPKEFVGVAGASGSGKTTLLRLIDGLVHADQGAVFLDGRDVRYLDPMWLRRQVGVLWQDPDIMSGTVQDNLYYGVGNPAPLPCYSNEVCMRAKKLRFTETFPAGYDTEVGEKGNKLSCGQRVRLALARILNRQPRILLVDDPLKQMGAAGGDTTLQDVLQALRGQVTILVTVRSLETAKACDRIYVLERGVVVQEGHHESLMQEESGAYRSLILTEKMLHM